TTATTGGAGATGATTCTAATATAATGTCTGATATATTTTAGATTagatcctgcttatcatttttaaggaaaattccatgtATTCTTATGCTCTATAGTGTTTTGTCTGGTTCTTTCCATTGAGTATCTTCCCTGCCTTGCCACTTAGTGTgaacttttattctttccttcctgagCACTAGACTGGTCTGTTCCATCTTTAGGCTTAATATGTTCTTCCTAGagtgaaatttttgaaaatatacagTGTTCATATCCTCTTCTGAAGGGTTTTCATCTTATTGCCTTACAGAAATTTTCTCCTACCTCCTGCTTCATAGTAATGAAATTTGGGATAAAGGGAGCAAAAAGAtgttattccctcaatttctcagTGTACCCAATCTTAAAGTTCATTTCTTCCCCACCCTACACCATCCCCACCTCCACCCAAAGTGGTGCATTCTTTGGAGAAGACCAATAGAATCCTAGCCTTGATTTGGTCCACGGCTTCCCACCCTTCTGACTTATgattacctcccccccccccaccaaaggtAACCTCTCCTTTCTTAGGAGAAAGGATGTAGTTCTTTGAAATGTAAGAGTTTCTTAGAGGGAAGGATTTCTCTGAGAGATCATATCTCTCATGAACAAATTgtttacaaatgacaaaactcTATCCAAACTCCTCTATAATATGACTTGCAGCAGTCCCTTCCCGTTCATTCTACTTTACAATGGTATTGACAAACAACTTTTGCAGGCTCCATCAGCCCTCCCCTGGAAAGGTGATTGCAACACCTGCCACTGCCCACCACCCCACCTTAGAGATGCTTTTCcagaattaaattttctttgattatgaacACACTGTTTCTTTTATGTGGCTGGACTTGATACCATTcaatctcccttccctttctaaaACTGAAATTTCCTTTGGCAAAGGTTTGAAATCTGAAGCTAGACATTCCTAGCATTTCTTTAGTAATtcaaatcatgtaaaacatattacatgttttattttacttaagcCTCTCAAATGTActcagagaggttttttttttatttttcccatttttccaatgacataatTGAggctaaaaaaattttaagtgaactGTCCATGATCATAGAGCTAATAAGTGGCCGAGATGATATTTGATCTTAAATCTCATGTTATCAGACTCTGTTCAAATACTGACATTTAATTAACTGTGTGAGCAAGTAACAACTTCTTTCAGCATTAGTTTTCACACATGAAGAGTGAGAatgattaagaaaaacaaaaaactaaaaacaagaaACACCTACTTCaaaaggttgttgtaaggatcaaatggatCAAAAActgcaaagcatttttaaaatttagtgtcATATAAGTGTTATCTGTTTTTTGTCATCTGTCATTTCACAAATATTGGTATTGTTGGTTGTTGTCTTAACTGTAGATGTGAAGCCAAGAGTGGTGATCTAATGTGatgttatataatattaatagaaGTAAATCTAGGAATAAATAGATTCTGGTGCTTCTCTACTCTTCCTTTGaagttcattgaagaaatttGTATGTTGGGACATATCAGGGGGACAATTAGGTTTATGAATGTCCAGGAGTCTATATGGCATGAGAGTTATTTGAAAGAATCAAGGATCTTTAGTCTGAAGAAAACAAGAATCTGGTTGAAGGTGAGGGAGGTATATGAATGTTCTATTCagacttttaaaaagtcatatgTAGTAGGGTTAGACCTGTTGGCCTTGATATCTGAGATCTGGGCTAGGTGAAAATCCTTAAGAGGCAAATATAGACAAGATTGGGTGGGTGtggggaaaggaaaagcaaagcaaaaaaatatcAAGGGCATTAAAAGCAAAATCTCTGGAAAAATTCAGCAATTTGAATAATTGTATATgttcaaaaaagaattattggcTTGGGAGGCAGTGGATTTACACTCTTGAAGATTTTCAAAAACTGTTTGAAGGGCTACTTAACATACAGGTTATAATAGGGAATATATTGGAGTATGGGTTGTACTAGATAATCTCTGAGCACCCTACTGACTAATACTTCCATTCCTTCTTTGTGAAGTTAAAATACTTCACAATGAACAGGACTAAGATTAGATcatctttttgtctttattttcactTGATTATTGCTCAGTAAATACTTGATGATACATTCATATTTTGAAGAGTTTTTTTCACTGTTTTATAATATTATCTATCCAAAAGTAAGACTACAAATAGATATTGGACCTATCATAAATTGTAAAGTGATAAACAGAGGAACTACCTTTACCAAATACGACTGGTACTTTTTCTCCAATTCATAAGCTTGGAAAGTTGTCTACCCAAagattattgtcatttttagtaaGAATATCAGTCTGAATTTAGCTGAGTGATACTTATTATAATtagtttatttaactttttttgaaagaataaggatggaaattttcttttctgatacaGCCATTGAACTTACCTCTTTATTTCCTCCAAAAGTCTAGAGTTTGATGTTTCTGTTAAGGACAGATTGAGGGAAATATAAGTTGACTGAGGATATATAGTCTTGTTAAGACTTCTTCCAAAAGCTTCAGTTTAATGTATGCTACTATTATTTTATCAGTAACAGTGCTGCAAGAGCCTCTCCTGATAAATAGATAAGTCAAACTTTATGAAATTAACAGGATAAAAAACTGAATGTGAATAATCTATTGCAATGTCACACTGAAGATGGTCTGGATGGATACTAAGGAAAAATCAATCTCAGTTCAGTTCTGACTCTTCTGTACAAAATGTTTAAGCACATGGATGGCTTTTTACATAGGTTTAGTCACTTAAAAGTAATCTTGATATTATTAGCTTTCACAATGAAAATACATATGCTATCCTCAAAAATGGTCTCCAGATACCAAAGAATCTTTCTGTTTTGAAGCTGTAAAAGTCTCTCTCAAATACTCACTCATAGCCTGCATAAAAGGTCTTTCTAAAAGAGGAAATTGTCAGGCTTGTTTCATTCCCATTGATCTCAGTGAGGTGGCCATCCAACTCTAGGACTTAAATTGAGCAATATTTTGTCTGTTGtcaatgtaaatatatattttaccatTTAAGTggatgaattggattttaatgaggataaaatgcaaatggattaaaaagaatgtttttttttttttcaaattaatgaaACCTAGCATTCATATGTTTAGGTTTGGAAGATAtctgagaaattattttaattaacttttttttttattttagaaatgagaaaattaagacaaagGGATTAactgacttactcagggtcatcagataatatttgttttaGATTGTATTTAATTAAGTCTAGTTTTTTCCTTAGTGTTCTGTCTAATATACTACTTGGAAGGAATGCCTTACTttaaaatgatggacattcaagCAACAAGATGATATTTTGGCTGTTGGGGTAAATGCTTAACACTATTTCTTCCCATGATACAGGTGATCATTTATTTATACTAAAAGTCCCTCAATAACTTCCCATTATTTAAAACCTGAgctataaaaaattgtttttcctttgaggGTTATTTGAAAATCAACTATGACAATTCTGTCTCATCTCTCCGACCTTCATTTATACTTATATTATCTATGCATGTTGGGATCACAAGAACCAGTATCCAATCATTTCTTTCCAGAATTTACCATCTACATTAccttaaacaaaagaaaatgacaagttcattttcttttctgtatagtGGCTTTCCTTTTGTCTCCCTTGGTATAATATTAATTCCTTCATTGTGGGGATTTTTGTTTGGCTTTTATATGTTTAAAAGCAAGTTATCCAGGGATTACCAAAAATCTAGGATATAAGTGTTTACTAACTGTTGTTTTACTGATTGGTCATCTTTGACAtggaaagtaatagaaaaaataagtgGAGTGCTGcagaatggttttttaaaaataatggatgTGACagttcacatttccttttttgggggggtgggggttcCCCAAGGTaaacggggctaagtggcttgcccaaggccacacagctaggtaattattaagtgtctgagaccagatttgaacccaggtactcctgacttcagggccggtgcttttatccactatgccacctagctgcccctatatttcctttttaaagaattctctctctctctctctctccatatatatgtatatatatatatatatataaacatatgtatatatatatgagatgttTGAGTTATGataatatgcatgtgtgtgatgaaatatatatgcatgtgtgtttctgtgtgtgtatatgtataatatatgtatttatttggaTACTTATTTGTTAAATAATCAATTCTGACCTTCAAATACATGCTTTTAGACTCCTGGATATCAGATGATTGGAAGAGAAAACTACTGCCAATATACTTTCCctactaaatattttctttctaatattgagTTCATTGACTTATTTGTGCAAAAGTCCTTAAATTGGATCCAACTAAAAATGTCCAATTTATCCTTTAGTTTCTTTGTTTCAACACATACTCTTCTCTGAGAAAGTAGTAGCAAAAATAGTATCTCCAATCTTGATTTTCATATTCATTGATGGAGTGATATTTTATGTTTGGTGCTTGCGTTTTTGTACATTACTTCTCTTGACATACTCTATGCTCCAGACAACCAGGCTTACTGACTGCTTCTTACTGATTGGATAAATGACACTCCAGGCCCCTCATTTGTTCCTTTGCAAAGACTAAGCAATATGCTTCCTCTTCAGGTTCACCTCAGACTTGCTGATTTCCCCCCAAAGTTTTTCTGAAGAATCACATTAAGTATTTCTTGATCAAATCATGTTTCTCCCCGACATACTTTTAAATAGTTTGAATTCACGTATCTTTGgcatatacttatataaataaatataaatatatgaatatatttatcttttttagtcCACCTATTTTATCATAACTAGCAAAAagatggcacttaataaatacaatTAACTACTCAGTTCCCTTTGAGTACCCTTAAATCATCCATTCTCCCTAACAGAAATGACTTACTTATTTAAAGAGACCAGATTGAATTCCTTCAAAAACCATCAATATCTTTGTCCTTAGTCACTATCCTGCTCCTAGTCTAGCATGATTTCTCCATAAAATGTTTCAcctcaaaatgtaaaatagaatcAACCTTgatcttttgtatatttttatgaaatgataaattttcattttgattattcattttacattagAAGTAACCGGCCTCTTCCACAATTTCCTCATGGCATTTTTTACCTCTGTGTTTCTAAAAGTATAGATAAATGGATTTATCATTGGGATTAGAATAGTGTAAAATATTTCCACTGATTTATCAAAGGAGAAAGTAGATGGCGGTCGTGCATATTCAAATATACATGGAACAAAAAACAACACAACAACTGTGATGTGGGAACCACAAGTGGAAAGGGCTTTGTGCCGAGCCTCAGCATTGTATTTCCTCAAGGAGTGCAGGATGACCCCGTAAGACATAAGTAGGAGGAAAAAACTTACTGAACAGATGAGCCCACTATTCATAATAACCATGAGACTAAAGCTATGGGTGTCAATGCAGGCTAGTTTCAACAAAGGATACAAGTCACAAATAAAGTGATCAATCACATTGGGCCCACAGAAGGGTAACTGGACCATGAACAGAACCTGGATAAAGGAATGTAGAAAGCCTCCTGCCCAAGCCAAAACAATCAGAAGGACACAGCGGTTCCTATTCATAATGGTTACATAATGCAGTGGCTTACAAATAGCAACATATCGATCAAAGGCCATGAATGTCAGGACAATCATCTCAGAACCACCAAAGAAATGTGCTGCAAAGAGTTGGATCATACAACCTTCAAAGGAAATGGAGTTTTTCATATGGAGGGAGTCCAGTATTACCTTTGGGGCAACGGTAGAGGAGAAACTTGcatcaaagaaagacaaaaaggccAGGAAGAAGTACATAGGAGAGCCTAGGAGAGAGGGAGTATTGGTGATTGTCAAAATAATAATGAAGTTTCCCAAAAGAGTTGCCAGATACAAGAGTAAGAAAACAACAAACACTATTTTTTCAATGTCTGGAGTCTGTGAAAGTCCCAGTAGAATGAACTCAGTAACATAACTTTTATTTTCCATGATATTAGGTTTATGGACCAATGATTTTGTAAGCATGGGACACCTGCAAAGGCAACAAGAAAGAAATCTCTGTAAAATAGATTATTTGACCCTTAAAATtaaattcttcatctttcttttcttttagatgaCACATATAAACATATCCAGGGAGTATAAGTGAGAGTGGCTAATTTTAGGTGTTGCAAGAGGGAACCAGGATCTAGAGTAGCCACTAGTGAGAAACATTTTCCTTGTAAGTAATATTCCaatgtttaaagaaaaaggacaaacatttaGCTACCAAACCACTCCTATATCATGACCACATTGCCAAAGATCTTATCTTGTATTAaagtgaatgaaaaagcattcaaTTAAAAAGTATACCCAtggataaacatatatatatatatatatatattatatatacaatatataatatatatatatataatatatagtatatatttgtatgtgtgcatgtatataaagATATACCTATATTGGTAAGCCAACATACTCACATATCAAATCAAATCAAGTTAACTCATGAGACGCAAATAAGTCCCATCATTCTATGAACTTTTAAAGAAGAATCTTGTAGTATGACTACTAATCAAAAATTGAATTATCTTTttgacctatttttaaaaatagtgataCATGTaggatattaataataaattgttACCACATTTATGGTTTAATACCTCAGTCTCATAAGTGGGTTACAAGGAGATGAAAGAGTCTTCATGAAAGTGATCTCAAGAAGAGTAGTTTTGCCAGACCAAGAATTCACTGAAAAACTTCAGGCTTATCCAGAAACAATAAGGAAATACTTTTAAGAATtatcttagagaataaaaaaaaaaaaaggaagggggaaacaGATGTTATAATCACCTTCCTGGCACACCagataaataaagtaaatatatcATTGAATTACATTAAAAATCATAGTATACACAGagactgaaatatatatatatatatatgtatatatatatatacatatatatatatatatgaatctgtCTATGTCTCCGTGTCTCTACCTATACATCTAGCTATCTCTCTTTGAGTACATTTCAACCCTGGTTCCGTGAGTTCCATTATCTGCATACTATGTATAATATTGCAAGCATTAAAAACAGAACATAACACAGTGACATTACCCAGAATGACAAAATTTCAGGAATTGAAGGAAATATCAGGGGACCAcaacttttatctctttttgaaaGCTGTCATCAGCTATCATCTATAAATACAATAGTCTGTTGTTCTTTCTCCCTGCCCTAATTCTCTCCACAATGGCATCTACCTTCATCTTCATACACATATCCACCCACATGTGTATGTGACCAGTAAAAAGATATTCTTGCACAAATGCCATTAACAATACACTGATCTAactaaaactaaagaagagaactatctgaattttatatataaaaaagaattgatttgatgaaacaaaattaaatctTATAATACTGATTATGTAAATTTTCCTTAATTAATTCATCTAAATTAATGCATCAacaattaaaaattgaatgtatGGAATTCTAACATCTAGCCTGACCCATAAAGGGACAACTAAATTAATCCTATAatcttatatataaaaatattgagcATTTGAGCAGTTACTGGAATTCCTCA
The Macrotis lagotis isolate mMagLag1 chromosome 3, bilby.v1.9.chrom.fasta, whole genome shotgun sequence genome window above contains:
- the LOC141517009 gene encoding olfactory receptor 4C15-like: MENKSYVTEFILLGLSQTPDIEKIVFVVFLLLYLATLLGNFIIILTITNTPSLLGSPMYFFLAFLSFFDASFSSTVAPKVILDSLHMKNSISFEGCMIQLFAAHFFGGSEMIVLTFMAFDRYVAICKPLHYVTIMNRNRCVLLIVLAWAGGFLHSFIQVLFMVQLPFCGPNVIDHFICDLYPLLKLACIDTHSFSLMVIMNSGLICSVSFFLLLMSYGVILHSLRKYNAEARHKALSTCGSHITVVVLFFVPCIFEYARPPSTFSFDKSVEIFYTILIPMINPFIYTFRNTEVKNAMRKLWKRPVTSNVK